TCATGGTACTGTTTCCGTTCGGGTTTCTGCTCTAGCTCGGCGATTTCCGCCCGGATGGATTCTGCGTATGTGCCCGAGGCGTTTTCCAGTTCCTTGCGAAGTGCCTGAATGCGACTTTCGATGGCAGCGGCTTTGCCAGACAGCAGGATCATCTGCTGCACAATGGGCAGGCGATCTTCCTCGAAGAACATGTGCTCGGTGCGGCACAGGCCAATGCCCTGTGCTCCAAACTTGCGTGCCTGGGCAGCATCGCGTGGGTAATCCGCATTTGCCCACACCTCGAGGCGGCGAAATTCGTCAGCCCAGGAGAGCAACTGGATCAAATCTGTCTGCTCTTCGTATTTGACCTCGACTGCTGGGATCTTTCCAAGAAAGACCTCGCCAGTGGTGCCGTCAATGGAGATATAGTCCCCTTCTTTTACTACTTTGTCATTGACTGCAAACTGCCGTGCATCCACATCAATGGACAACGCCTCACATCCGGCGACGCAGGGCTTATTTAGACCGCGGGCTACTACAGCCGCATGGGAGGTTGCCCCGCCGCGTTGAGTCAGTATGCCCTGTGCTGCAAGCATGCCATGCACATCTTCAGGGCTCGTCTCTGGCCGGACCAGGATAACGGGCTGCTTTATCTTTTTCTTCTGCCCATTCTCCTCTATTTCTATTTCCAACTGGGCCGCTTCCTGCGCACGGGTGGCATCGAAGATGGCTATGCCGCTGGCAGCACCCGGGCTAGCGTTCAAGCCCTTGGCTAGATACCTGCCTGACTTACGGGCCTCCCCCTTTGCCTTTTCATCGAAGACTGGGTGAAGTAGTTGATCTACTTGCTCCGGTGAGACGCGCATGACGGCTTCTTCTTTGCTGATCAGTCCTTCTTTAACCATGTCTACGGCGATTTTGAGCGCTGCGCTTGCAGTGCGCTTTCCGGCGCGTGTCTGAAGCATCCACAGCTTGCCACGCTCGATCGTGAATTCCATGTCTTGCATTTCACGATAATGTTCTTCCAGTCGCTTGGAGATTTGGGCAAGCTGCGCATAAATCTCAGGCATCTCCTCTTCCAGTTCGGCAATTTTGTTTGGTGTGCGCACGCCTGCTACTACATCCTCGCCCTGGGCATTCAGGAGGTATTCGCCGAAGAGAGCTTTCTCTCCGGTAGATGGGCTGCGGGTAAAGGACACACCTGTACCCGAGTTAAAGCCCATGTTGCCAAAAACCATCATCTGCACGTTCGCAGCAGTGCCCAGATCGTGAGGAATCTTGTGGAAATTGCGATAGTCCACAGCACGCTTGCCAAACCAAGAGGCAAATACAGCCTCTATGGCCTGTCGTAGTTGCTCAATCGGCTCCTCTGGGAAATCTTCCCCCAGTTCTTCCTTGTACAAGGCTTTGTAATCCCGCACGATGTCCTTGAGCATGTCCACGGTCAGATCGGTATCCCTTTTGCCCTCTGTTTTCTCCTTGTAACTGTCTAGGATTTGCTCGAATTTTCTGCCATCTATGCCTTTGACAATGCGTCCGAACATTTGGATGAGTCGTCGGTAAGCGTCATAGGCGAACCGTTTATCTCCTGTCAACTTAGCCAAACCGCGCAGGGTCTTTTCATTGAGTCCAACGTTGAGCACAGTATCCATCATGCCAGGCATGCTCATTTTGGCACCCGAGCGTACAGACACCAGCAAGGGGTTATTGGCATCCCCAAATTTTTTGCCCACTTGCTTCTCAATCGTGCTCAAGGCAGCGAGCACTTGATCCCACATGCCTTCAGGGAACTTGCGACCCAGGCGGAAGTATTCGTTGCACGCCTCGGTAGTAATTGTGAAGCCAGGTGGTACAGGCAAGCCCAAATTGGTCATCTCGGCGACGCCTGCACCCTTGCCACCCAGCAAATCCCGCATGTCTTTGTTACCCTCGTTGAAGAGGTAAACCCATTTCTTGGTTTCTTTTGATTTCACACTAGCTTTTGCCATTTTGGTTCAACTCCCTTTCCAACACAATCTCACATGGATGAAATAAAGATTTTGACTATCATTATTTAATTATCTAATAGCCCAGTATTTTGGTCAAATCCACAATGCCTTTTGGCAATGCGGCAATGCGTTGCAGTAAAGCCAACCGGTTCTCACGCACCGATTGTTCGTCCACCATCACAAACACCTGGTCGAAGAAAGTATCTATAGGTTGTGCCAGCGGACCAAGTATAGCCATCAACCCGTCTACGTCGTTCACTTTCGACCGATTGTCCTGGGCAGCGAGCATGGCTTGGTACAACTCCTTCTCTGCCGCTTCAGTGAACATCTCAGGATGCAGGGGGAATTCGGTAGTGTACTCGCGTACGATGCGCGATGGTCGGCTATATGTCGTGAGCAAATCCGGAAACTCTGGACGAGCCACCCAGTTGCTGAGACTGCGCACTGTGACCGAAGCCTCGCAGGGATTATCTGCGCGTTCAGCCAGCGCAGCATCCACCAAATCGTAGCGATAACCCAGTTCGAGCAACCAACTACGTAGTCTCTGCGTGATAAAGTCGTGAAGATCTGCTAGAACCTGATCCGACACGGCAATGGGCAACAAGGCTGCCGTTGCGCGGAATGCCTGTTGCAACGAAAGAGAGATACCTTTCTCTGCCAGAATTTGCACCAGGCCTAAGGCAGCGCGGCGGAGACTATACGGATCAGTAGATCCTGTGGGGCATAGGCCAACTGCGAACAGGCCAACCAGACTATCCAGGCGATCAGCTAAGCCAACTAGTACGCCAGGAACCGTCTGTGGTAATTCGTCGCCTGCATTGCGTGGCAAGTAATGCTCGTAAATAGCTTTTGCTACCTGAGGACTTTCGCCTGATAAGGCAGCGTACTTCGCCCCCATCACTCCCTGTAGAGAGGTCAATTCAACAACCATTTGCGTGGCCAGATCGGCCTTGCACAGATGAGCAGCGCGGATCGCTATCTCTCGTTCCGCGTCTGAGACTCCGATCAAGTCTGCCAGCACGGGCACGAGTTTTTCCAGGCGAGACACTTTATCCAGCATTGAGCCAAGTTGCTCTTGAAAGGTTAACGTGTGCAGACGCGGTAGGAATTCTTCCAATTTTTTACTCGTGTCTGCTTTGTAGAAGAAAGCAGCGTCAGCATAGCGAGCTCGAAGCACCTCTTCGTAGCCGCGGCGCACGCTATCCAGACAATCGAAGGGGCCGTTAGCTACGGCTACAAAGTAGGGCAGCAACTTTCCATCTTTCATCACCGGGAAATAACGCTGGTGCTTTTTCATTACTGCGACAAGAACTTCCGATGGCAATGTCAGATACTGTTCATCAAAATGCCCCAGCAGTGGTGTTGGCCACTCCACCAGGTTGGTCACTTCTTGCAAGAGCAGTGGGTCTTCAGGGATATAGCCACCCATAGAGGCTGCCAGGTCTGAGGATAGCGAGTGAATTTGCCTTTTACGCTCCTCTGGGTCTATCAAAATGAAATTGGCTTGCATGGCTTCGAAGTAAGCATCCGCAGTGGTCAACATAATGTCTGGCGAGCCAAACGGGCGAAGGCCACGTGAGACTCGTCCGCTCTGTACCGCAGCCCATTCGAAAGGCACGACCTGATCACCTAGTAGCCCCACAATCCAGCGAATGGGGCGCGCGAAGGCTACATTGCTTTCGTTCCAGCGCATGCTCTTGGTAAATTTCAGCGAAGCGATGAGTTCGGGCAACACTTCAGTCAATACTTCCACGGCAGCGCGACCGAGTTCTGTCTTGACTGCCACGACGTAACTCTTGCCCTCGTATTCCCGTGTTTGTAGATCAGCAACGCTCACGCCCTGCGCTTTAGCAAAGCCGAGTGCCGCTTTGGTAGGCTGGCCTTCTGTATCAAAAGCAAAATCCGTTGGCGGTCCTTTAATCATGCGTTGCACATCGGCCTGTCTGGGTGCCAGCCCGGGTACTTGGACTACTAGGCGGCGAGGCGTCCCGAACACATGCACGTCCTCGAAATGCAATCTGGCATCCGATAGCATCTGCCGTGCATTTACGTGCAATTGCTCCAAGGCAGAGTCGACTTCCAAGGCTGGCAACTCTTCGACGCCGATTTCCAGCAGCAAAGCAGCAGGTTTCTGAGAGAACTGCTTCGGCTCTGCGGCTGGCACAGGGCAGCTCGCAATGCTGCCGCCACGCTGCAGGAATGGAAAGCCCATTGCCTCACGCTGCGCCAGATAAGCTTTGGCTATCTCTCGGGATAGTTCGCGCATACGCGCGAAGTAACGCGCTCGCTCCGTGACGCCAATCGCTCCTCGCGCATCTAAGACATTAAAGGTATGAGAGCACTTTAACACGTAATCGTGGGCAGGGATCACCAAGCCGGCAGCCAGAGCGCTCCTGGCCTCGGCCTCGAACAGCTCGTACATTTGCTTCAACCGCTCAACGCTGGCTGTCTGGAAGTTATAGGTACAGTGTTCGACCTCGGAACGCAGGAGTATATCGCCATAAGTGATGCCATGGCCCCAGTTCATGTGCACAAA
This genomic stretch from Chloroflexota bacterium harbors:
- a CDS encoding glycine--tRNA ligase subunit beta — translated: MEFQEVIMRLDHFWAEKGCLIWQPYNVQVGAGTMNPATVLRVLGPEPWNVAYVEPSIRPADGRYGENPNRWQQFYQYQVILKPDPGNPVEVYLDSLKALGINPREHDIRLVEDDWESPALGAWGLGWEVWMDGQEITQFTYFQQAGGFDLDPVSVEITYGLERIVMVLQGVSDFVHMNWGHGITYGDILLRSEVEHCTYNFQTASVERLKQMYELFEAEARSALAAGLVIPAHDYVLKCSHTFNVLDARGAIGVTERARYFARMRELSREIAKAYLAQREAMGFPFLQRGGSIASCPVPAAEPKQFSQKPAALLLEIGVEELPALEVDSALEQLHVNARQMLSDARLHFEDVHVFGTPRRLVVQVPGLAPRQADVQRMIKGPPTDFAFDTEGQPTKAALGFAKAQGVSVADLQTREYEGKSYVVAVKTELGRAAVEVLTEVLPELIASLKFTKSMRWNESNVAFARPIRWIVGLLGDQVVPFEWAAVQSGRVSRGLRPFGSPDIMLTTADAYFEAMQANFILIDPEERKRQIHSLSSDLAASMGGYIPEDPLLLQEVTNLVEWPTPLLGHFDEQYLTLPSEVLVAVMKKHQRYFPVMKDGKLLPYFVAVANGPFDCLDSVRRGYEEVLRARYADAAFFYKADTSKKLEEFLPRLHTLTFQEQLGSMLDKVSRLEKLVPVLADLIGVSDAEREIAIRAAHLCKADLATQMVVELTSLQGVMGAKYAALSGESPQVAKAIYEHYLPRNAGDELPQTVPGVLVGLADRLDSLVGLFAVGLCPTGSTDPYSLRRAALGLVQILAEKGISLSLQQAFRATAALLPIAVSDQVLADLHDFITQRLRSWLLELGYRYDLVDAALAERADNPCEASVTVRSLSNWVARPEFPDLLTTYSRPSRIVREYTTEFPLHPEMFTEAAEKELYQAMLAAQDNRSKVNDVDGLMAILGPLAQPIDTFFDQVFVMVDEQSVRENRLALLQRIAALPKGIVDLTKILGY
- a CDS encoding pyruvate, phosphate dikinase — translated: MAKASVKSKETKKWVYLFNEGNKDMRDLLGGKGAGVAEMTNLGLPVPPGFTITTEACNEYFRLGRKFPEGMWDQVLAALSTIEKQVGKKFGDANNPLLVSVRSGAKMSMPGMMDTVLNVGLNEKTLRGLAKLTGDKRFAYDAYRRLIQMFGRIVKGIDGRKFEQILDSYKEKTEGKRDTDLTVDMLKDIVRDYKALYKEELGEDFPEEPIEQLRQAIEAVFASWFGKRAVDYRNFHKIPHDLGTAANVQMMVFGNMGFNSGTGVSFTRSPSTGEKALFGEYLLNAQGEDVVAGVRTPNKIAELEEEMPEIYAQLAQISKRLEEHYREMQDMEFTIERGKLWMLQTRAGKRTASAALKIAVDMVKEGLISKEEAVMRVSPEQVDQLLHPVFDEKAKGEARKSGRYLAKGLNASPGAASGIAIFDATRAQEAAQLEIEIEENGQKKKIKQPVILVRPETSPEDVHGMLAAQGILTQRGGATSHAAVVARGLNKPCVAGCEALSIDVDARQFAVNDKVVKEGDYISIDGTTGEVFLGKIPAVEVKYEEQTDLIQLLSWADEFRRLEVWANADYPRDAAQARKFGAQGIGLCRTEHMFFEEDRLPIVQQMILLSGKAAAIESRIQALRKELENASGTYAESIRAEIAELEQKPERKQYHEALDKLLPLQRGDFEGIFEVMDGLPVIIRLIDPPMHEFLPKREKLIQEVTELRCRGDNPALLQEKEKMLKIVEDMHEANPMLGLRGCRLGIVFPGVTEMQVRAIFQAACRMSKKGIKVLPRVMIPLVSHVNELRHEQVALEKVAKQVMQEEGVEIDYKFGTMIEIARAALTADEIAELAQFFSFGTNDLTQTTYGISRDDAEKGFLLAYVDRKILPANPFQVLDREGVGKLMEMAVELGRKTRPGMSIGICGEHGGDPSSIEFCHMIGLDYVSASPYRVPIARLAAAQAALGKRFEQDK